A part of Limihaloglobus sulfuriphilus genomic DNA contains:
- the accD gene encoding acetyl-CoA carboxylase, carboxyltransferase subunit beta, translating into MAKKAKMTWSGFSLQPRKEMPQGVWIQCPQCKETLFRKKVKENREVCLHCAYHFRIDAKTRISQLADEGSFEEFDAMLTTSDPLNFHFRGTTYAERAAQDREKTGSIEAIRTGRAFIRGRRVILAVMDPSYLMGSMGEVVGEKFCRAVDAAMEKNLPFICVSCSGGARMHEGVISVQQMAKTSAALARLDEAKGLFISVLSDPTTGGVSASFAMLGDVIIAEPKALIGFAGPRVIKQTINVDLPEGFQTSEFLLEHGFVDMIVDRRELRGEIARLIDYFGKGY; encoded by the coding sequence ATGGCTAAAAAGGCAAAAATGACATGGAGCGGCTTTTCGCTGCAGCCGCGTAAAGAAATGCCTCAGGGCGTATGGATTCAATGCCCGCAATGCAAGGAAACCCTTTTCCGCAAGAAGGTTAAGGAAAATAGAGAGGTATGCCTCCACTGCGCGTATCATTTCCGTATCGACGCGAAAACCCGTATCAGCCAGCTTGCCGATGAGGGTAGTTTCGAGGAATTTGACGCGATGCTGACCACTTCAGACCCACTGAATTTCCACTTCCGCGGCACCACCTACGCCGAACGTGCCGCCCAGGACCGCGAAAAAACAGGCTCTATCGAGGCAATCAGGACCGGACGGGCGTTTATCCGCGGCCGCCGCGTCATACTGGCAGTTATGGACCCCAGCTACCTTATGGGCTCAATGGGTGAGGTTGTCGGCGAGAAATTCTGCCGTGCGGTTGATGCCGCGATGGAAAAGAACCTGCCCTTTATTTGCGTTTCATGTTCCGGCGGTGCGAGAATGCACGAGGGCGTAATCTCCGTTCAGCAGATGGCGAAAACCTCCGCCGCACTTGCCAGGCTCGATGAGGCTAAGGGGCTGTTTATAAGCGTGCTCTCAGACCCGACAACCGGCGGCGTGAGCGCCAGTTTCGCGATGCTGGGCGATGTGATAATCGCCGAGCCAAAAGCGCTTATCGGCTTTGCCGGCCCGCGTGTAATCAAACAGACGATAAATGTTGACCTGCCGGAGGGTTTCCAGACAAGTGAGTTCCTGCTGGAGCACGGTTTTGTGGATATGATCGTTGACCGGCGTGAGCTCCGCGGCGAGATAGCCCGGCTCATCGACTATTTCGGGAAGGGCTACTGA
- a CDS encoding DUF4190 domain-containing protein, with the protein MESIELEPKPQKNTLKLSIISMILGVLSLVFFVLFIPFLDFLLAISGLIAGIIALRKIKKSAGIFAGRGFAIAGIVTSSISFLRFILFIVFMFLVAFPSGLKDRDPQSIIEDGRLAQLPESAFGVKAEGWSSMFTGDDYMMFKADPEDIEKFIADSPSLKGIEPELFSPEKQYMPYPEKDDFETDQEFLEHCKHSYYHIGGHLPYRWSFAAVV; encoded by the coding sequence ATGGAAAGCATTGAACTCGAGCCTAAACCACAAAAGAATACCCTGAAACTTTCTATTATTTCAATGATACTTGGGGTGTTATCCTTAGTGTTTTTTGTTCTTTTTATTCCTTTTTTAGACTTTCTGTTGGCCATATCTGGGCTGATTGCCGGAATCATTGCACTGAGAAAAATAAAAAAGAGTGCAGGGATATTCGCCGGCCGCGGTTTTGCAATAGCCGGAATTGTGACATCCTCAATAAGTTTTCTCAGATTTATCTTATTTATTGTGTTCATGTTCTTGGTAGCGTTTCCATCTGGTTTAAAAGATAGAGACCCGCAATCTATAATCGAAGACGGAAGACTGGCTCAACTTCCTGAATCAGCTTTTGGCGTAAAAGCTGAAGGCTGGAGCAGTATGTTTACCGGGGATGACTACATGATGTTCAAAGCCGACCCGGAAGATATAGAAAAATTTATAGCAGATTCTCCAAGCTTAAAAGGCATTGAGCCGGAACTGTTTTCTCCTGAAAAACAATATATGCCTTATCCCGAAAAAGATGATTTTGAGACCGACCAGGAGTTTTTGGAACATTGTAAACATTCATATTACCATATAGGTGGTCATTTGCCATATAGGTGGTCATTTGCCGCAGTGGTATAG
- a CDS encoding dolichyl-phosphate beta-glucosyltransferase, protein MQAKLSIIIPAYNESDRIVRTVSELLEFAAANPAVNLTEVIVVCDGCSDNTEEKVKTSIDSSIVSTISYAKNQGKGFAVRTGVLAAKGEIIGFMDADGSTSLEEIPLFTQILTESRADVVIGSRSLPESNITRRQPFYRWLLGKCFYLCTLWIDHLPYHDTQCGFKFFTADAARSLFEPLISKGFEFDIEILVRAAHLGLKIQEKPVTWHNDPRSSVSVIRDGFKTLISLWKFRRI, encoded by the coding sequence ATGCAGGCAAAGCTCTCAATCATAATACCGGCATACAACGAAAGTGACCGCATCGTCCGAACGGTGAGTGAGCTGCTCGAGTTTGCCGCTGCAAATCCTGCCGTCAACCTGACGGAGGTGATCGTTGTTTGCGACGGCTGCAGCGACAACACCGAGGAGAAGGTAAAGACTTCTATCGATTCAAGTATTGTATCTACAATAAGTTATGCAAAGAATCAGGGCAAGGGCTTCGCTGTACGCACCGGCGTACTGGCAGCAAAGGGCGAGATTATCGGTTTTATGGATGCTGACGGTTCGACATCGTTGGAAGAGATTCCCCTTTTCACGCAAATTCTAACCGAGAGCAGGGCGGATGTAGTTATAGGTTCCCGGAGTCTGCCCGAATCTAACATAACCCGCCGCCAGCCGTTTTACCGCTGGCTGCTGGGCAAGTGTTTTTATCTGTGCACACTCTGGATAGACCATCTGCCCTATCATGACACGCAGTGCGGGTTTAAATTTTTTACTGCCGACGCCGCCAGATCGCTTTTTGAGCCTCTGATATCAAAAGGATTCGAGTTTGATATCGAAATACTCGTAAGAGCGGCACATCTGGGGCTTAAGATTCAGGAAAAACCCGTTACCTGGCACAACGATCCCCGCTCAAGCGTCTCGGTCATAAGGGATGGATTCAAAACATTGATTTCGCTTTGGAAATTCCGCCGAATTTAA